A segment of the Anomalospiza imberbis isolate Cuckoo-Finch-1a 21T00152 chromosome 16, ASM3175350v1, whole genome shotgun sequence genome:
AGGTGGCAAGGCACAGAGGATGAAGGGGAATCCTCGAGGCTGAAACCAGGGGGACTTTTAGTGGCTGTGAGGTTTCTGGTGCAGCTGGAGCCCCTGTCCCTcacactgccatgggcagggtgtCCAGGGAATGTGGACAGACCAGCCTAAATGTCATCTGCTGCTCCgcagccagcaggagctggatgGCACCTGGCCATGAGGTGAGGGTGTCCTGGTGCTCGGTCCCagtggtgacacagcggggAAGGGCTGGTGTCCCCACAGGGGTTGTACTCTTGTACTcttggggtccctgtgccccacatgggaggggaaaggggagtaaGAGCCAAAGGAGGAGCTGTtgctgcagctccacagggaagtGCAGGGAGAAGGCACTGGGATGTTGGTCTCAGGCTGGGGATTGTGGGTGTGCCACGATCCCGGCTACTCCCGTGGCTCTGGGAGCGGGCATGGCTGTGTCCCCTTACAGGacaggcagccctgggagcgGGAACGTGCCTGCGAAGGCTTCCACCTCTTCCTTCAGTGCCTTCAGCTCCCCACGGTATTTTGGGTCCTCCAATTTGTCCTTGAATTCCTTCAGCGTGGCCTTGGGGCTCATGTCCTTCTGCACACGCAGAGCCAGCTCAATCCCTGCCGGGATGGGAGATGTCTTGGTCAGCCCTCGCAGCTGCTGCCTCCCAtggctctcccagccctgctgctccctgggacacagccctgctccctccctccttcccatctGAGGGACttgctgcccagggaagcaaCTTGGAACTCCTGAGGACAACTGAGAGAAAACTGCGAGAGGGACAGGCTTTCAGCCCGCTGCCTGTGCAGTGGGGAGAGTTTGGCTGGTCCCAGCTGTGGCCAGATGCCCTCCCCCACATCCAGATGTGGAGGTAGGATGATTATTCCTCACTGGTGGGTGTGCTCCCTTGCCAGCCGTGGCGATGGCTCCAGCGTGGCTCAGCTGGTGCCTCCTCACCCGGGGGAGCTGCCCTGGTccaggctggtgctggagctgaggcCTGGCCCACACGCCCCTGGCTCACCTTTGTGGATGTACTGGGCCACCTTGCGGAAGTCGTCCTGCCGGAAGCCGCGCGAGGTGAGAGCCGGCGTCCCGAAGCGGAGGCCGCTGGGCCGCAGGGCGCTGACATCACCTGCAGCACAGCGGGGCACATGTGACCAAACCTGGCACCCAAACCACCGCCTGTGGgactccagcctggctcctggagcggaccaggagctggcagagcttgtgGGATCTCTCACCAGGGCACGTGTTCTTGTTGCAGGCGATggagcagagctccagcacCCGCTCGGCCCGGCCGCCGTCTGTGCCTTTGCTGCGCAGGTCCACGAGGATCAGGTGATTGTCAGAGCCCCCTGCAAAGAGAGGGGTTTGCTGGGATTGGGGAAATGCTGCTCCCGCAGGAAACTTCACCAAAAGAAGACTTGAGATGTAACAAGGGGTGAGGAATTGACCAACAGAGCCCTGCCCACGGTGTCCTTGAAGAGCTGCCCTGGTCAGACCCCAGGGTCAGCCCCATCCCACTGCGGAGACGTGTCCTCACCCGTGACAATGTCGTAGCCCATCTCCATCAGTGCTGATGAGAGTGCCTTGCAGTTGGCCACCACCTGCTGCTGGTAAGCCTTGAACTCAGGTGTCATGGCCTGATGCAGCGCCACGGCGATCCCTGTGGATAGAGGCAGGCAGGGTCAGATTTGGGGGGCTCCCCCCAGCAATGGCACTGCTAGCAGAAGCCATACTGGAGTTGAACAAACTAATGGACTGAtccttcctttcccctctccaggctggtgGCATTGCCATGAGCCAAAACACAGGATAGGACACTTGGTCACTCCTTGGGCAATGCTGGATCAACCAGCTGCCTTTTGCCACAGAGTCCCCAGGCTGTGAGCCCTGTAAGGCAGCTGGAACCTcccgtgctgctgctggggtcagagccctgccaggacaacattgccagctccctctgccatgctggagctggcagccagcctggctgcatACCTGCAATGGCGTGGTTGTGTGgacctccctgcagccctgggaacACCGCCTGGTTGATGAGGCTCTCCAGGTTGTAGAGGGTCTCCTTGCCTGTCTTGGGGTCCACGCTGCGGGTTCCTGTGAGACAGGGAGGACATGGTGACAAGGCAGCACAGCCATCCTTCCACGAGCTGCTTTCACCCCctggctgctcacagcaggCACAGTGGTTGTTCCTCTTCAAATCTGAGCCAGGGTTAGCCCAGGGAAGCTCCCCAGACACTCCCAGGAtctttctgccctccctccttcccagttAGAGCAGGGAGGAGCGTTAACTTGCAGCGCTTCTCCCGGCAGCGCAGGCAGGTCGGGCACCTTTGCGGTAGAAGATCATGCCGGCCCTGCAGCCCCGCAGGGTCTTGTGGGTGGTGGTGGAGACGATGTCGCAGTGGTCGAAGGGCGAGGGCACCACGCCGGCGGCCACCAGCCCGCTGATGTGGGCCATGTCGGCCATGAGGTAGGCCCCGTTGTCGTCGGCGATCTTCCGCATGCGGGCGTAGTCCAGGTTCCGCGAGTAGCAGCTGACACCTGCGGGGACAGGCGgtgaggaggggacaggagcagatGTGCAGGAccctgggacagccccaggacCAGGCCTGCAGTGTggacagcccagctggggacagtgcaCGAGCTCCTTCCAGCGTGGTTGTGTTGGAGGTTTcctcctggcactgcagcatCCATGAGCTTACGGGGGTGCTGCTGGCTTCAGGGAGGCACCCccaccctggctgtgccaccagAGAGGTTGGTACAGGTGTGATCCTTACCTGCTATGATCAGCTTGGGGTGGAAGAGCCGGGCGTTCTCCTCCAGCTTGTCATAGTCGATGTAACCGGTCTTGGGGTTGAcctgggagaggaagaggagggttTAGCCACCTCGCTGCAGTGAAGATCAGCTGCAGTGCTGTCCTGCAGGAGAGGGTGCTGGCAGCCCGATGCTGGTATTTTTAACCTTATGAAACACCAACACTTAGGAAAACTGCACCCTGGCtctggctggagcagctctttACCTTGTAGGGCATGGACTCAAAGAAGACAGAGGTggcagagatcttcttcttGTCCGTCATGAAGCCGTGGGTGAGGTGGCCACCATCGGGCAGGTCCAGCCCCATGATCCTGCCGTGGGGCTCCACCAGGGCCGTGTACACCGCAAAGTTTGCGGGTGACCCTGCAGCGAGAGCGCACCGGGCTGGTTATGAATGCTGGGGCACACAGGGGCCTGGGCAAACCGTCCTGGCTCTCCTGAGCACCCCAATACCTGAGTAGGGCTGGACATTGACTCCCCACTTCTGGGGGTCGAGCTGGTAAGCCTGCAGGGCTCGCTTCTGGCACAGCCTTTCCAGCTCGTCCACAAACTCCGTCCCGCCGTAGTACCTGCAGTAAAGGACAGGGCAGGGGTAAAACCAAACTCATTACTCAGACAAGCCCTGTGACCAAGCTGGGGAGAAACTGGGGTGATGCCCCTTttgtgcagccacagcagacATGACCCCGCTGAGACAGTCCCTTGTGTGGCCAAGGACAGAGGTCGAGAAGGTCAGAGCCTGTCCTAGAAGAGCCTGGCTGCCAGCATAAGGACACTGCTTCCTTCCCTGAGGTGAGGCCTGGCAGGATGGGgggtttctctccctccctgcaaGGCTTTGGGTTGGTGGGCCTTAGCCCCAGCCCTAGCCCCATACCTCTGTCCTGGGTAACCCTCGGAGTATTTGTTGTTCATGCAGGATCCCAGGGCCTCCAGGACTGCTCGGCTTGCAAAGTTCTCCGATGCAATTaactccagccccagcctctgCCGCTGCTTCTCCTTCTTGATGATGCTGTGCACCTTTGGGAGAGGAGAGAAATGGCTTCAGCCATGCTGGCTCTGCACGGAGATGTGGATGCCCcaccacagggacagggcttggagaggAGCCTGGAAAGGTGCTGGAGGTCAGAGACGTGATCCCTTCTTGGCGCAGCTGATCCCGACCAGTCACAGAGAGGGCACAGAGGATGGATGGgttccagcagctcagccttgGACCCTGCCATGTCCTTGGCTTGACAAGGTCAGCATCCCCACGGCTGGCTGGGGGATGAATGAAGCAGCTGGGCCGGAGCCAGGAAGGGGCTCTCACCTCTGGGTCGTTGGTGTCCAGCGGCTCCATCACCATCTTGTTATGGGAGGCCCAGAGCTCGGCGCCGGGGAGGCCCTGTGTGGAGCTCGccatggtgctgctgctggctctgagtcacctgccaggggagcagggagtctgtggggtggcagcagggctgggtgcctACACACGTCCCTGTGCGCTGCCTGCTGCCATCCCACCTATTCCCTGAGAACAGCCATGGGCTGTTGGGTGAGGAAAACACGCACAGCCCCCAGGCTTCCCCTGCTGATTTAAGATCAGTTTGTTAATTACTGTGCTTTGTTAATGTCTGATACTCTCCCATCACCACCCCTCCCTGagctccccctgcccagctcgGCAGTGCCTGATGTTTAATTCCAAGGGCAGTGAAGTGCTCATACCCACAGATCTCACTTTTAACACGCTGTGGTGCCCAACACGCTTAAACCTCTTGGCCGCTTTCCCTTGGGCAAAACCCCAGCAGCTCAGAGTCCTGCCCCAAACCCTGACTGAAGCATCTTGTGGAGCGGAGAGGGCctgagaggcagcagctctgcctctgctttgTTCCATGGCATGGGTGATGCCCAGGCCTGGCAGGAGCCCTCTGGCCCAGTTGATGCCACTGCTGCTCTTGGGGAAGGAGTaacagcccagctgctgccttgGCAGGAAACAATGCTTCTTTTTACTCATTAACCCCGCAAGGACGGGTGAAGGTCCGTGAGCAGGTTACTAAGCAATCCCACACGGTTTCCTTGTGCCAAGCTGCCAAAGTCCATTCACGCCGCCcttgctgggcagggatgctcagCCGTGCTCTGGCCCAAGCCCAGGCCTCGCTGGCAGGGTGGGAACCCTCACGGccagaggggctgggcagggcaaaGGGCTGCGAGAGGAGGTGTTCTGGCTCTGAGCAGGATGCAGGTCCTGCATGTCCCCCCAGCACAGGGTGCTGCAGCACTCTCACTCACTGCTTCTGGCTCAGGGGgacagagctgccattcccagtCAGGATGAGACCcccgacccccccccccccaccacgGTGGACACCTGGCACCTCAGCTGGAGAACCCCATCCCCGAAGCTCTATCTCCACCTAGTTCTGCAGCCCCTGTATCCCGACTCCATCACCTCCCACACCCCGAGTGCCTGGGGACgcccccctctgcccctgccacGGGTGGCGGGGACCGGCGCTGCCTGGCCGCTGTGACCCGCAGCGGGATGCCGTGCCCCGGCCCTGCTCTCCCCACGCCGcacgccccggccccggccccggtcccggtcccggtcccggtcccggtcccggtcccggtcccggtcccggtcccggtccttACCCGATCCTGACTCCGCTACCGCGCGGGAGCCCGCGCGCTACCATagcccggccgggccccgccccctccgcgcCTCGACCAATCAGCGCCGCGCTCCGCCCCGGGTCCGGCGGCGGGGAATACGCTGGGAAGCGCCTGGACCAATCAGCGCCGCGCTCTGCCCCCTGCCCGCCTCCCATTGGCCCGCGCCGGggcggggctggcggcggggcccgCACGTGGTGCCCGGAGCGCGGGTGACCTTGGCCGGGCCGGGGACCCCACGCTGCCACCCCGCCCCTGCCGTCACCCCTGTGCCGTCACCCCTGTGCCGTCACCCCTGTGCCGTCACCCCTCTGCAGTCACCCCTGTGCCGTCACCCCTGTGCCGTCACCCCTGTGCCGTCACCCCTGTGCCGTCACCCCTCTGCAGTTAACCCTGTGCCGTCACCCCTGTGCCGTCACCCCTGTGCCGTCACCCCTGTGCCGTCACCCCGCCCCTGCCGTCACCCCTGTGCCGTCACCCCTGTGCCGTCACCCCTGTGCCGTCACCCCGCCCCTGCCGTCACCCCTGTGCCGTCACCCCTGTGCCGTCACCCCGCCCCTGCCGTCACCCCTGTGCCGTCACCCCTGTGCCGTCACCCCTGTGCCGTCACCTCTCTGCCGTCACCCCTGTGCCGTCACCCCGCCCCTGCCGTCACCCCTGTGCCGTCACCCCTGTGCCGTCACCCCTGTGCCGTCACCCCGCCCCTGCCGTCAACCCTCTGCCGTCACCCCTCTGCCGTCACCCCTCTGCAGTTAACCCTCTGCCGTCACCCCTGTGCCGTCACCCCTGTGCCGTCACCCCTGTGCCGTCACCCCGCCCCTGCCGTCACCCCTCTGCCGTCACCCCTGTGCCGTCACCCCGCCCCTGCCTTCACCCCTGTGCCGTCACCCCTCTGCCGTCATCCCTTGCCGCCACCCCTGTGCCGTCACCCCGCCCCTGCCGTCACCCCTGTGCCGTCACCCCTGTGCCGTCACCCCTCTGCCGTCACCCCTTGCCGCCACCCCTCCTCTGTCGTCACCCCTCTGCCCCTCTGCAGTCACCCCTCTGTCGTCACCCCTCTGCAGTTAACCCTCTGCCGTCACCCCTCTGCAGTCACCCCTCTGCCGTCACCCCTCCTCTAACGTCACCCCTGTGCCGTCACCCCTGTGCCGTCACCCCTGTGCCGTCACCCCTCTGCAGTTACCCCTCTGCCGTCACCCCTGTGCCATCACCCCTGTGCCATCACCCCTCCTCTAACGTCACCCCTCTGCCGTCACTCCTGTGCCATCACCCCTTGCCGCCACCCCTCCTCTGTCGTCAcccctctgcccctctgccGTCACCCCTGTGCCGTCACCCCTTGCCGtcacccacagctccagccctgcctgccgTGCACCCCCAGgtgcttctcccccagcccttcagTGTTCCTAGAGTCCCACCCCATGAGCCCAAGGATGGGACACCCCAACaccctgcagcaggcagggagcatttccaggcacctccaaaaccccccagcccaggctgtgacGACTGTGTCTCCAGGACAGTGGGTGtgccaggccctggcacaggctgggcaCGTTGCTGCTGTtgtggggagcagagctggccctgTCCCCCCTGGCGGCAGGGCACCCCAGTGCCCAGAGGGATTTCGTGGTGCTCAGGAGGGAGAGAAGCCAAGGGGAGGAATGGCACAGGCAGGAGTGGGGCCGTGTTTCCTTCATTCATCAAATCTGAGTTAATGGGTGGGCTTGGCCAACAGGCCCCAGGGAACCTGCACCCTCTGGGGCTTCAGGGGTTAACCAACACACCACAAATTGAGGAAGAAGATTAGGGAATAAGTGATCCTACTAAATTCCTCGTGATCCCAAGCCATAGGAAAATGGGGCGAGGCAGCGTGAGTCAccctggagaggagcagcacaAGGGGAGTCAGTCAGGAGGGTGAGACCACCCGCTGTGGGCAGAGCAGCCAAGGAGCAGCACGGGGAGCCCCGCCAGGATCTGCCAAGGCAAGTGCCAGGATGAACAGGAGAGAGATGAGAAGGGTGGGCTCACCAGAGGGCAGTGGGTGTGTAAAGAGTCTGTGGTTACACTTGGATACAGCTCAGGTGTTGTTCTGCACCTCCCTGGAAGGGGCTTGGTGAAGGAATAGTCTGTTAACATCATTGTTACCAGTCTAGATGGTTTTTGCTGTCATAATTTGTAACTGGTCATCCAAAGAGGATTAGTCACAGTGGGGGGGATCTAGGTTTCCATGGTTTTGCTGCTGGCCCATGCTGGATTGCTGCTGTGGGCTGGTGATGAAGGTGTTGTTCTGACACACTGACACCAACACCAAAATAGGGGTAGGTTTCTCTGGTCAGGTGGTTTCTGTGAGGTGCAGCTGCACATGCTATAGAGAAGGACTTTATAGTAATTATAAATTCATTTATCTAATCTGGCTTTTCATACACATTTTGTGTACAGTTGCTTGCCAATATTTTCACCTCTCTTGAGCTGCAGATAACAACTCTGTTGTGATTCCAGGTCTTGGCTTGCGAGTGATGGACAGCACCTCTTCTTCCCCTTCCGCcttctctgccagctgccccaCGGAGCAGCCTGAGAATGCCACTGACCATGACTACTACTCTGGGCTGCAGAAGACCATGCACGTCCTCTCCATGGTGGTGTACAGCATTGCCTGTTtgctgggggtgacagggaaCGGCCTCGTCATTTGGATTGCAGGCTTCAAGATGAAGAAGACGGTGAATTCCATCTGGTTCCTCAACCTGGCCATAGCTGACTTCATCTTTACCTTTTTCCTGCCCCTCAGCATCGCCTACACCGCCCTGGGCTTCCACTGGCCGTTTGGGAAGCTCCTGTGCAAGCTGAACAGCACCATCGCCTTCCTCAACATGTTTGCCAGCGTCTTTCTCCTGACGGTCATCAGCATTGACCGCTGCGTTTCTGTGGCCTTTCCCGTCTGGTCTCACAACTGCAGGAGCCCGGAGCTGGCGGCCAGGATCGCGCTGGGGACGTGGGTCCTGGCTGTCCTGCTCAGCTCCCCGTACCTTGTCTTTCGGGACACTGTGGTCAGTTCCAGGAACGTCACCAGCTGTTACAACAATTTCGCGCTGTCCGACGACCACACGTCGGAGGCAACGCGCAGGCTGTGGAGGATGCGGCACAAAGCGATGATCATCACGCGATTCCTGTGTGGGTTCCTCATCCCCTTCATGGTGATTCTCATCTGCTACAGCGTCGTGGCTGTCAAGCTGAAAAGGAGGCAGTTGGCCAACTCTGCTAAGCCCTACAGAATCATCATTGCTGTCACAGTCTCGTTTTTCCTCTGTTATTTCCCCTATCACGTCTTCTCCTTGCTGGAAATATCCAAAAACTCTTCCAGCCATGAGATGAAACTGGCCCTTTACATAGGGATCCCCTTGGTTTCCAGCCTTGCTTTCTTCAACAGCTGCATCAACCCCATCTTGTATGTCTTTGTGGGGCCGGATTTCAAGGAGAAGTTTCGCCAGTCCATCCTGTCGACCTTCGAAGGGGCCTTCAGCGAGGAGTCGGTCCTGGGCAGCCTGAGCAACCGGCGCAAGTCCAGGTCTGCTTCGGAAGTGGAGATCCCGAGGGTCTGAGCAGGTGCTGGTGTGGAAGGGGTCGttcttttctctgcattttcccTCATTTCAGAGCTCACATGCTAGCGAGGTGTGATTTCATGTTTTGGAGATATCTCAAATATGCTGTGATTTAACCCACAATGGGGATGGAAGAactctctggagctgcagcaaggTGGGTCAAAGTAGCATTTTACTCCTTGTGCATTTTGACTCTTGTGTATGGAGCCTTTATTTAAAGAGGGTTAAATACAATGGTTGTATGTGTTTTTGTAGGGAATAGTGAGTAAGACAcccttttctctcctcagaCAGAACAAATGAGTGTTTGTGCTGCTGTTACTCAGATTTGATGTATTTCTGAGCAATGCTAGTCTCTGTTTGTGTTTGACACGTTTCCAGCCCTTAAATAGTGCAGACCTGATACTTTGTGCTGTTGGTGAATGAATATTAACCCCCAATAAACTTGTGTAAAACATACCCAGCCTGTTGTGTTGCCTGTGAGATAAAACACTTGATCCAACCTGACCGAGCAGGTTCATCTTTGGTAACAGAACAAGCAGATAAAAAGATTAAATATCTAGAATTTGGAAACAAACCACTGGTATTAGCAGCAGCTCTATGAGTGAGGCAGACAGGACATGACCTGGGTGTGAGGATCTGCCAGGGGCACATGGATCTGATTGCCAGACTATGGTTTTGGGTTATTGTTGGGTTATTGTACCTTTGGGTACATCTGAAAAACAGTgactgggagaagaaaaaagaacaagtgGTTGAGCTGAGTCTGGCCAAGCTTCATGTTTGCAAGCTGTCCGGGATGAAGAAGATGAGGACTTTCTTACAGGCTTCATAAGCCTCTGGAACTCTGACATTTTTGTGAGTAGAAAATGTTGGTCATGTAACAGTAGAAAATGTTGGTCATGACAACACCTCAGTGCTGtcattcccagcccatcctCAGCAGCTGAGCGAGAAGTGACTGTATCACACCTCCCTCTCCTGCCCTACCAAATTTACCTGTAAATTAGTCCAACCTACCAATTGTCCTGTTCGTCCTGTCAGAAACCTGCCTTggagcctccctgctccagtgGCTGGAAAATCTCCGACTCCCAGCCGGATTGTAGGAATTTACACGTACCTCACTGCTCTGCATGGATGACATTACGAATGAGAGCTGTCACTTGAACATGTTGGGGATTAATTATGGGCCTGCTGGGCCATGCAGTGTTGAATGAAGGTCGTGATCCTAAAGGCACTTAACCTCACATTCATGCACAAACCCACTGAGAACGGGGAATGTAACACGACCATCATGTGTCAAGTTTGAGTGAACAGAGATTTAACCTTTGCCACAAATTGCTGCCTGTCATGCAGATAAAACTGCAATGTTTGCTATGCAGCACATAACTCTGGGGCTATTTACTTGCTCCTGGTGGTAAACTACAGCATCGATTGCCATGTCAAGGTTTTGCGGACCCATGTTTGctctttctggttttccttATCTTTTTGCAGAGTCCACATAATTCCTTGTGACAAGAGTCTCCATGAGTGTTGGACCTTGGACTCCTGTCTTGCCTCTCTCCTCAACCCTGGCAGCCTTGAAGGTCAGGATTTGAAGTGTTGACCTGGTTTGTTGTAGGAAAGAAAGCAATTTTCTGGGTCATTTGGAGATCAAAGGTGGGTACAGATTCCCATGGGAGAACGTGGTTTGAGTGAAGCAGAGTGTCTGGATGATCTGAGGAATTACCACTGGAAAAGCTGTAGGTAATGGAGCAGCATGAGCTTGGGATAGAGATGGATTTGTCATCCTGGGTCTGACGATCCCTGCCCTTTGTGCAATGGGAAACCGTGCTGACAGCAAGACAGGCCAGGCTGCCAAGGGACTGCTTCCAAGATAAATCTCCCATTGTATCGAGTTCCCTCATGTTCAGACTATCTCATTATCACAGGGATAATTGTCAGTCCCTCATTCCCAACTAGGAGGCAGTTCATTCTCTCTGATATTTCCATTTGCCATATGCTTATCTAGAAAAGCTTGAatgaaaaaaagggggaaatacTTTCCAGCAGGCAATCAGAGGAGGCTGAACGGCTGCTTTGGCAGCTGTTGCTCCCTCTGACGCAGCTCTGCTGTCAAGGTTCTTTCAGATGCCATGGGAGGAGTGGAACAGCCTGAACCCCCCCAGTATTTGCAGTCATTGAGAAAGGCGCTGAACCCGCTGCCCTGCCGGTGTGAGGCTCATTGGTCCTGCGGAGGGGCCGATCCGACCGCCCCGCCCCTGCCAACACCGGGCTGGGATGGGCAGAGCCACTGGGGGGTTCGGGGTCCAGGCACTGAGGTGTGTGTGATCCAGGCTGTGCACGGGGAGCCTTAGCTGAGAGAACAAGTTTTTAGCAAGCATTTAAGTCAGAGATCTCACCACGAGCAGCTGTTGCTGCCTTGCTTTGGAGGAGAGACTATTGCAGGTGActctggagctgggagaagCTGCAGAGATGTCAGGGAGGAAACCAGCCAAGGAGGATGTGGCAAGCAGTAACAAAAgaggagaaattattttctccctgGGACCTTGATGAGATCAGGGAGATAAAAAATGGGATCAGAATAGTTATGAGGAAAGAGGAAGGAGTGGGAGTTAAGACAGCCTTGAGTACCATCAGCAGGATAGTGAATGCAAATGAATGGGAGGGACATGCAGCAGGTGAGGAAATTCTCATTAAGAAGAGCTTAATGAGACAATAAAAGCCTCTGGGAAGCTTCACAGTCCCCATGCCTCTCCTCTGGTGAGACTTTCCTGGTGAGTAAAATTTTTAAGTGTCCCAGTCTTGAACTTGGGGGATTGACTTGTTTGATAAGGTCAAAGGTAATGCACAGAGGTCTGAGAGCAGAACCTTTTCCTAGCTGAAATCATGCAGGAAATAATACAGTGAATTAGAGGAGAGGTTCTGGTCGAAAGCTTCTCTGTGAAGGAGATGTTGGTAGTAGTGTCAATAAGTGGGGAAGGCTGAAGAGGCCTGAGTAAGGCTCAGCCTTTTTTTGGTGTAGCAGCTGGATGAGGGTCCCACTCCCAGTGAGAGCATTAATCTGCTCTCGCTGGTCCTGGTCAGAACTAAACTGGGCAGGACACATTATACTCTTTGCTGATTGCAGTTTTCTGCTTCCCTAAACCTCTTCTAGCTCCTTTTTAGTGTATGGGCCAatatggatattctcagttcagtcagagagaaaaggagagctTTCTACCAGGCTGGGCCTGGGAAAGAGTTtcaaaggaatgtaaataattccctatctctcttgttgttcacattgtttatagatatgttctgccactgtgtgTCATTCACTgcgcaccaatggtgtgagatgtttttactttaagaccaatgaaattggtctgcatgatgttctctataaaaagagtgatgtatttgaaataaatcagttgaGTTTAGTTCTCTTCTCGTCTTCTGAATTGGAGTCTCTTTGTTCCCGTCCTGCCTCAACGACAGGCCAAGGCTGGTACCAAATCTTTCTTTGCACCCCACAGTTGTCCATGCAAAACATAGGACCTGCTCTCATACACTGAATTTTGCTTTAATCTGCAAAGTTGCTCTGCAGTGACCGAGTCAAGCCCTTGCTGTGCTCCCTAAATGCTTGCACAGGGCATAGTGCCTGTGTGCTCTTTGGACAGGAGCTGCAGCTTAGTGAGGCAAATGGCAAATCATGCTGGGACTCAGCTGGTAGGACAAAGAGGAACAGAGCACTAATTAGTGTTTGTCATGGACTGTGTAGCTGTTCAAATTCCCTAAAATGACATGATTTCACTGTGCAGTCCAACCAATTTTGCCTAAAGGCCAATCAAAGGGCAAACCACACCTGTAAACACCAGGTGATGGGCGTGAACAGAATCTTAGACAGACTTTGCAGGACAGAGCTGCCCTCCCACAGCAAAGCAGAGGGAATCTGAGAGCTAAACAAGAGGCACCACCTCTGGCTTTGTGTTTGCCCAGACCCTCACTCTGATATCCAGCTCAAGCCGTCTGTCCGTGCAGCACCTGTCGCACCCCAGGTATTCCCACAAACCCCTCATCGCCTTGTTGGGAGGCTGGTTGGTGATAACCCCGtgtctgtgctggagctgatgcAGCAGATCTGTTAAACATTACAGACTGATCCGGAGCTGGGAGCGCAGttggaaaca
Coding sequences within it:
- the SHMT1 gene encoding serine hydroxymethyltransferase, cytosolic, with the translated sequence MASSTQGLPGAELWASHNKMVMEPLDTNDPEVHSIIKKEKQRQRLGLELIASENFASRAVLEALGSCMNNKYSEGYPGQRYYGGTEFVDELERLCQKRALQAYQLDPQKWGVNVQPYSGSPANFAVYTALVEPHGRIMGLDLPDGGHLTHGFMTDKKKISATSVFFESMPYKVNPKTGYIDYDKLEENARLFHPKLIIAGVSCYSRNLDYARMRKIADDNGAYLMADMAHISGLVAAGVVPSPFDHCDIVSTTTHKTLRGCRAGMIFYRKGTRSVDPKTGKETLYNLESLINQAVFPGLQGGPHNHAIAGIAVALHQAMTPEFKAYQQQVVANCKALSSALMEMGYDIVTGGSDNHLILVDLRSKGTDGGRAERVLELCSIACNKNTCPGDVSALRPSGLRFGTPALTSRGFRQDDFRKVAQYIHKGIELALRVQKDMSPKATLKEFKDKLEDPKYRGELKALKEEVEAFAGTFPLPGLPVL
- the LOC137483839 gene encoding chemerin-like receptor 1 — protein: MDSTSSSPSAFSASCPTEQPENATDHDYYSGLQKTMHVLSMVVYSIACLLGVTGNGLVIWIAGFKMKKTVNSIWFLNLAIADFIFTFFLPLSIAYTALGFHWPFGKLLCKLNSTIAFLNMFASVFLLTVISIDRCVSVAFPVWSHNCRSPELAARIALGTWVLAVLLSSPYLVFRDTVVSSRNVTSCYNNFALSDDHTSEATRRLWRMRHKAMIITRFLCGFLIPFMVILICYSVVAVKLKRRQLANSAKPYRIIIAVTVSFFLCYFPYHVFSLLEISKNSSSHEMKLALYIGIPLVSSLAFFNSCINPILYVFVGPDFKEKFRQSILSTFEGAFSEESVLGSLSNRRKSRSASEVEIPRV